The following coding sequences are from one Streptomyces sp. NBC_01294 window:
- a CDS encoding RidA family protein, whose translation MSSSSDVRRISSGGPYEDVIAYSRAVQLPNGLVLVSGCTAADAGGPYDQAVAAFGVAFKALAQAGLGPEDVVRTRMYLTHARDVDEVGRAHKELFDAVRPAATMLIVSGFVDPSMVVEVEVEAYKAVSG comes from the coding sequence ATGAGCAGCTCCTCCGACGTACGCCGCATCTCCTCCGGCGGCCCCTACGAGGACGTCATCGCGTACTCCCGTGCCGTCCAGCTCCCGAACGGCTTGGTCCTCGTCTCCGGCTGCACCGCGGCCGACGCGGGAGGCCCGTACGACCAGGCGGTCGCGGCCTTCGGCGTCGCCTTCAAGGCCCTCGCCCAGGCCGGTCTCGGCCCCGAGGACGTGGTCCGCACCCGCATGTACCTGACGCACGCCCGCGACGTGGACGAGGTGGGCCGCGCGCACAAGGAACTCTTCGACGCGGTCCGCCCGGCCGCGACGATGCTCATCGTCTCCGGCTTCGTCGACCCCTCGATGGTCGTCGAGGTGGAGGTCGAGGCGTACAAGGCGGTGTCCGGATGA
- the hisF gene encoding imidazole glycerol phosphate synthase subunit HisF — translation MSLAVRVIPCLDVDNGRVVKGVNFQNLRDAGDPVEMAKLYDAEGADELTFLDITASSGNRETTYDVVRRTAEQVFIPLTVGGGVRTADDVDKLLRAGADKVGVNTAAIARPELIEEIAERFGRQVLVLSVDARRTEAGTFEVTTHGGRKGTGIDAVEWAHRAAELGAGEILLNSMDADGTKDGYDTEMIAAVRKHVTVPVIASGGAGRLAHFAPAIEAGADAVLAASVFHFGDLRISEVKSALREAGHPVR, via the coding sequence ATGAGCCTCGCCGTACGCGTGATCCCCTGCCTGGACGTGGACAACGGCCGGGTCGTCAAGGGCGTCAACTTCCAGAACCTGCGCGACGCCGGTGACCCGGTGGAGATGGCCAAGCTGTACGACGCCGAAGGCGCCGACGAGCTGACCTTCCTCGACATCACCGCGTCCTCCGGCAACCGCGAGACCACGTACGACGTGGTGCGCAGGACCGCCGAGCAGGTCTTCATCCCGCTGACCGTGGGCGGCGGCGTCCGCACCGCCGACGACGTGGACAAGCTGCTGCGGGCCGGCGCGGACAAGGTGGGCGTGAACACGGCCGCCATCGCGCGTCCCGAGCTCATCGAGGAGATCGCGGAGCGCTTCGGACGGCAGGTCCTCGTGCTGTCCGTGGACGCGCGCCGCACCGAAGCGGGCACCTTCGAGGTCACCACGCACGGCGGTCGCAAGGGCACCGGCATCGACGCCGTCGAGTGGGCCCACCGGGCGGCCGAGCTGGGCGCCGGGGAGATCCTGCTGAACTCGATGGACGCGGACGGCACCAAGGACGGCTACGACACCGAGATGATCGCGGCCGTGCGCAAGCACGTCACGGTCCCGGTGATCGCCTCCGGCGGTGCGGGCCGGCTCGCGCACTTCGCCCCGGCGATCGAGGCGGGCGCGGACGCGGTGCTCGCGGCGTCGGTGTTCCACTTCGGCGACCTGCGGATCTCCGAGGTCAAGTCCGCCCTCCGCGAAGCGGGCCACCCCGTCCGCTGA
- a CDS encoding TIGR03085 family metal-binding protein, with protein sequence MSTHAKRERLLLADLLEAAGPEAPTLCAGWTCRDLAAHVVVRERRPDAAGGILLNVLKARLDKAMEEYTAKPYEELVRLIRTGPPKMSVYALKQLDEAANAVEFYVHAEDVRRAQPDWSPRELDPVFSDSLWSRLEKLARLTGRRSPVGLVLRRPNGQTAVAHKGAPVVTVTGEPGELTLFCFGRQDAAAVTLDGEKEAVAKLTVAELGI encoded by the coding sequence ATGTCTACCCATGCGAAGCGTGAACGACTGCTGCTGGCGGACCTGTTGGAGGCGGCCGGTCCGGAGGCCCCCACGCTGTGCGCCGGCTGGACCTGCCGGGATCTGGCCGCGCACGTCGTCGTCCGGGAGCGGCGGCCGGACGCGGCGGGCGGGATCCTGCTGAACGTCCTGAAGGCCCGCCTGGACAAGGCGATGGAGGAGTACACGGCCAAGCCGTACGAGGAACTGGTCCGGCTGATCCGCACCGGCCCGCCGAAGATGTCGGTGTACGCGCTGAAGCAGCTGGACGAGGCGGCGAACGCGGTCGAGTTCTACGTCCACGCGGAGGACGTCCGCCGGGCGCAGCCGGACTGGTCCCCGCGGGAGCTGGACCCGGTGTTCTCGGACTCGCTGTGGTCGCGCCTGGAGAAGCTGGCCCGCCTCACGGGCCGCCGGTCGCCGGTGGGCCTGGTGCTGCGCCGGCCGAACGGGCAGACGGCGGTGGCGCACAAGGGGGCGCCGGTGGTGACGGTGACGGGCGAGCCGGGTGAGCTGACGCTGTTCTGCTTCGGCCGCCAGGACGCTGCCGCTGTGACGCTGGACGGGGAGAAGGAGGCCGTCGCCAAGCTGACGGTGGCCGAGCTGGGCATCTGA
- the hisI gene encoding phosphoribosyl-AMP cyclohydrolase, whose translation MSTSPRPGNLDPAIAARLKRSADGLVPAIAQQYDTGEVLMLGWMDDEALHRTLTTGRCTYWSRSRQEYWVKGDTSGHFQHVKSVALDCDADTVLVKVDQVGAACHTGTRTCFDDDVLLRAAD comes from the coding sequence ATGAGTACGTCCCCCCGCCCCGGCAACCTCGATCCCGCCATCGCCGCGCGCCTCAAGCGCTCCGCCGACGGCCTGGTACCGGCCATCGCCCAGCAGTACGACACCGGTGAGGTGCTCATGCTCGGCTGGATGGACGACGAGGCCCTGCACCGCACCCTGACCACCGGCCGCTGCACCTACTGGTCCCGCAGCCGCCAGGAGTACTGGGTGAAGGGCGACACATCCGGCCACTTCCAGCACGTGAAGTCCGTCGCCCTCGACTGCGATGCCGACACCGTGCTCGTCAAGGTCGACCAGGTCGGAGCCGCCTGTCACACCGGCACCCGTACCTGCTTCGACGACGATGTCCTCCTCCGCGCAGCCGACTAG
- a CDS encoding anthranilate synthase component I — MDLETFRKLAADRRVIPVSRKLLADGDTPVGLYRKLAAERPGTFLLESAENGRSWSRYSFVGVRSDATLTARDGRAHWIGTPPVGVPVDGDPLDALRATVEALHTPRDLAGGMPPFTGGMVGYLGYDIVRRLERIGEHGGDDLKLPELTMLLTSDLAVMDHWDGTVQLIANAINHNDLDSGVDEAYADAVARLDAMEADLARPAPYVPAPLPDSELPEFSALWGGEKYQAAVEDIKERIRAGEAFQVVPSQRFETPCRASALDVYRVLRATNPSPYMYLFRFENGFDVVGSSPEALVKVEDGRAMVHPIAGTRHRGATPQEDHDLAEELLADPKERAEHLMLVDLGRNDLGRVCEPGSVEVVDFMKIERYSHVMHIVSTVTGRVAEGKTAFDVLTACFPAGTLSGAPKPRAMQIIEELEPSRRGLYGGCVGYLDFAGDSDTAIAIRTALLRDGTAYVQAGAGVVADSVPELEDNECRNKAAAVLRAVGAANRLHGS; from the coding sequence ATGGATCTTGAGACGTTCCGCAAGCTTGCGGCCGACCGCCGCGTCATCCCCGTGAGCCGCAAGCTGCTGGCCGACGGGGACACCCCCGTCGGGCTCTACCGCAAGCTGGCCGCCGAACGCCCCGGCACCTTCCTGCTGGAGTCCGCCGAGAACGGCCGCTCCTGGTCCCGCTACTCCTTCGTCGGGGTCCGCAGCGACGCCACCCTGACCGCCCGCGACGGCCGCGCACACTGGATCGGCACCCCGCCCGTCGGCGTCCCCGTCGACGGCGACCCCCTCGACGCCCTGCGCGCCACCGTCGAGGCCCTGCACACCCCCCGCGACCTGGCGGGCGGCATGCCCCCCTTCACCGGCGGCATGGTCGGCTACCTCGGCTACGACATCGTGCGCCGCCTGGAGCGCATCGGCGAGCACGGCGGCGACGACCTGAAGCTGCCCGAGCTGACCATGCTGCTCACCTCCGACCTGGCGGTCATGGACCACTGGGACGGCACCGTCCAGCTCATCGCCAACGCCATCAACCACAACGACCTCGACTCGGGCGTGGACGAGGCGTACGCGGACGCCGTGGCCCGCCTCGACGCCATGGAGGCCGACCTCGCGCGGCCCGCCCCCTACGTGCCCGCCCCGCTGCCCGACTCCGAGCTGCCCGAGTTCTCCGCCCTCTGGGGCGGCGAGAAGTACCAGGCGGCCGTCGAGGACATCAAGGAGCGGATCCGGGCCGGCGAGGCCTTCCAGGTGGTCCCCTCGCAGCGGTTCGAGACCCCCTGCCGGGCCTCCGCGCTGGACGTCTACCGGGTGCTGCGGGCCACGAACCCGTCCCCGTACATGTACCTCTTCCGCTTCGAGAACGGCTTCGACGTGGTCGGGTCGAGCCCGGAGGCGCTGGTCAAGGTCGAGGACGGGCGGGCCATGGTCCACCCCATCGCCGGCACCCGTCACCGCGGTGCGACCCCGCAGGAGGACCACGACCTCGCCGAGGAGCTGCTGGCCGACCCCAAGGAGCGCGCCGAGCACCTGATGCTCGTCGACCTGGGCCGCAACGACCTCGGCCGGGTCTGCGAGCCGGGCTCCGTCGAGGTCGTCGACTTCATGAAGATCGAGCGGTACTCGCACGTCATGCACATCGTGTCCACCGTCACCGGGCGGGTCGCCGAGGGGAAGACCGCCTTCGACGTGCTCACCGCCTGCTTCCCGGCCGGCACCCTCTCCGGCGCGCCCAAGCCCCGCGCCATGCAGATCATCGAGGAGCTGGAACCCTCCCGCCGCGGCCTCTACGGCGGCTGCGTGGGCTACCTGGACTTCGCCGGGGACTCCGACACGGCCATCGCCATCCGCACCGCGCTGCTGCGCGACGGCACGGCGTACGTGCAGGCCGGCGCCGGTGTGGTCGCCGACTCGGTGCCCGAACTGGAGGACAACGAGTGCCGCAACAAGGCGGCCGCCGTGCTGCGCGCGGTGGGAGCGGCGAACCGCCTCCACGGCTCTTGA
- a CDS encoding TIGR02234 family membrane protein: MGYVSAVPPPRSDADSEPEAPGHRSARRSVAAALLLGTLGATVVLLASGRTWARGTTAIDGDALQLAADGRAVTGLPAALAIVGLAALVAVFAVRGKSRLLVSALLALSGLGAALSALFGADGRRALDAQAARTTADTAAHAAGLTQTTWPYVTAAGALLILAAGLLALRFGRGWPSMGGRYERDGSARPRRVAAVDPDRPEDLWKALDRGEDPTTDPATDPATDPATNPPADPPADQAR, translated from the coding sequence GTGGGGTACGTGAGTGCCGTACCCCCGCCCCGATCCGATGCCGACTCCGAGCCCGAGGCTCCCGGCCACCGCAGCGCCCGGCGCAGCGTGGCCGCGGCCCTGCTGCTCGGCACGCTCGGCGCCACCGTCGTCCTGCTCGCCTCCGGCCGGACCTGGGCCCGGGGCACCACCGCCATCGACGGCGACGCGCTCCAGCTGGCCGCGGACGGGCGGGCCGTCACCGGCCTCCCCGCCGCCCTGGCCATCGTGGGCCTCGCCGCGCTCGTCGCCGTCTTCGCCGTACGCGGCAAGAGCCGGCTGCTGGTCTCGGCGCTGCTGGCGCTCAGCGGCCTGGGTGCGGCCCTGTCCGCCCTCTTCGGCGCGGACGGCCGTCGGGCCCTGGACGCGCAGGCCGCCCGTACGACCGCGGACACCGCGGCGCACGCGGCCGGGCTGACCCAGACGACCTGGCCGTACGTCACGGCCGCCGGCGCCCTCCTGATCCTCGCCGCGGGCCTGCTGGCGCTGCGCTTCGGCCGGGGCTGGCCCTCGATGGGAGGCCGCTACGAGCGTGACGGCAGCGCCCGTCCGCGCAGGGTCGCGGCGGTGGATCCGGACCGGCCGGAAGATCTGTGGAAGGCTCTGGACCGCGGCGAGGATCCCACCACGGATCCGGCCACGGATCCGGCCACGGATCCGGCCACGAATCCCCCTGCGGACCCGCCCGCCGACCAGGCACGCTGA
- a CDS encoding HGxxPAAW family protein, with translation MAGTDHGHTPAAWTGVIIAFIGFCISGAFMVLANPLGFWAGLVVVAIGGVVGLAMRAAGMGAPKAAHKDLADVIAAAKVPAKV, from the coding sequence ATGGCGGGCACAGACCACGGACACACCCCGGCCGCCTGGACCGGTGTCATCATCGCCTTCATCGGTTTCTGCATCTCCGGCGCCTTCATGGTGCTCGCGAACCCGCTGGGCTTCTGGGCCGGTCTCGTCGTCGTCGCGATCGGTGGTGTCGTCGGCCTGGCGATGCGGGCCGCGGGCATGGGTGCGCCGAAGGCCGCCCACAAGGACCTCGCCGACGTCATCGCCGCGGCCAAGGTTCCCGCCAAGGTCTGA
- a CDS encoding DUF2752 domain-containing protein: MTGENQRVDASHSPDVRPSPTPPASRARRLAVPALYLAAAASAFAYVGTVDPNEPGHYPVCPLLRLTGILCPGCGGLRSAHAFAHGDLITAFGANALAVVAYFAFAGFMALWLVRACRGGPVPRIVLRPPYWWALGAVALVFVVVRNLSFGSALAP; this comes from the coding sequence ATGACCGGAGAGAATCAGCGGGTGGACGCCTCACACAGCCCCGATGTCCGGCCGTCGCCGACGCCCCCGGCATCACGGGCCCGGCGGCTCGCCGTCCCGGCGCTCTACCTGGCCGCGGCCGCCTCGGCCTTTGCATACGTGGGCACCGTGGACCCCAACGAGCCCGGCCACTATCCGGTCTGCCCGCTGCTGCGGCTGACCGGAATCCTGTGCCCCGGCTGCGGCGGCCTGCGCAGCGCGCACGCGTTCGCCCACGGCGATCTGATCACCGCTTTCGGGGCGAATGCCCTCGCCGTCGTGGCCTACTTCGCCTTCGCGGGGTTCATGGCCCTGTGGCTGGTTCGCGCCTGCCGCGGCGGGCCGGTTCCGAGGATCGTCCTGCGGCCGCCGTACTGGTGGGCGCTGGGCGCGGTGGCCCTGGTGTTCGTCGTCGTCCGAAATCTTTCTTTCGGCTCGGCGCTGGCCCCCTGA
- the trpC gene encoding indole-3-glycerol phosphate synthase TrpC produces MSVLDEIIEGVREDLAERQARVSLDELKERAAKAPQAKDGVAALRGDSVKVICEVKRSSPSKGALAAIADPAGLAADYEAGGAAVISVLTEQRRFGGSLADLEAVRARVDIPILRKDFIVTAYQLWEARAYGADLVLLIVAALEQEALVSLIERAESIGLTPLVEVHDEDEVERAVAAGAKIIGVNARNLKDLKVDRSTFERVVGEIPAHIVKIAESGIRGPHDLIAYANEGADAVLVGESLVTGRDPKSAVADLVAAGAHPALRHGRS; encoded by the coding sequence GTGAGTGTGCTCGACGAGATCATCGAAGGGGTCCGCGAAGACCTTGCCGAACGGCAGGCCCGCGTGAGCCTCGACGAGCTCAAGGAGCGTGCCGCCAAGGCGCCCCAGGCCAAGGACGGCGTCGCTGCCCTGCGCGGCGACAGCGTCAAGGTGATCTGCGAGGTCAAGCGCTCCAGCCCCTCCAAGGGCGCGCTGGCCGCGATCGCGGATCCGGCCGGGCTCGCCGCCGACTACGAGGCGGGCGGTGCGGCGGTCATCTCCGTCCTCACCGAGCAGCGCCGATTCGGCGGCTCGCTGGCCGACCTGGAGGCCGTCCGCGCCCGCGTGGACATCCCGATCCTGCGCAAGGACTTCATCGTCACGGCGTACCAGCTCTGGGAGGCCCGCGCCTACGGCGCCGACCTCGTCCTGCTGATCGTCGCGGCCCTGGAGCAGGAGGCCCTCGTCTCCCTCATCGAGCGGGCCGAGTCCATCGGCCTGACCCCGCTCGTCGAGGTCCACGACGAGGACGAAGTGGAGCGCGCGGTCGCCGCAGGCGCCAAGATCATCGGCGTCAACGCCCGCAACCTCAAGGACCTCAAGGTCGACCGCTCCACCTTCGAGCGCGTCGTCGGCGAGATCCCGGCCCACATCGTCAAGATTGCCGAGTCCGGCATCCGCGGGCCGCACGACCTGATCGCCTACGCGAACGAGGGCGCCGACGCCGTCCTCGTCGGGGAGTCCCTGGTGACCGGCCGCGACCCGAAGTCGGCCGTGGCCGACCTCGTCGCCGCCGGCGCCCACCCCGCCCTGCGCCACGGGCGGAGCTGA
- the trpM gene encoding tryptophan biosynthesis modulator TrpM, with translation MTHDRPSVRTQSAPPAARRGRVGVPTAHAPLARGCRPRGCRAPARRVHGRRVRYVIGSEPGQVNGMRWRRGGAL, from the coding sequence ATGACCCACGACCGCCCCTCCGTCCGTACGCAGTCCGCGCCGCCGGCAGCTCGCCGCGGCAGGGTCGGCGTGCCGACGGCGCACGCGCCCCTGGCGCGCGGCTGCCGCCCCCGCGGCTGCCGTGCCCCGGCCCGGCGCGTGCACGGGCGACGGGTCCGCTACGTGATCGGCTCCGAGCCCGGTCAGGTCAACGGCATGCGATGGCGCCGCGGAGGCGCGCTGTAA
- the trpB gene encoding tryptophan synthase subunit beta, whose product MSSEFFIPDPEGHVPNAEGYFGDFGGKFIPEALVAAVDEVAVEYEKAKGDPAFAAELNDLMVNYTGRPSALTEVPRFAEHAGGARIFLKREDLNHTGSHKINNVLGQALLTKRMGKTRVIAETGAGQHGVATATACALFGLDCTVYMGEIDTQRQALNVARMRMLGAEVIAVKSGSRTLKDAINEAFRDWVANVDRTHYLFGTVAGPHPFPAMVRDFHRVIGVEARRQILERAGRLPDAVAACVGGGSNAIGLFHAFIPDAGVRLVGFEPAGHGVETGEHAATLTAGEPGILHGSRSYVLQDEEGQITEPYSISAGLDYPGIGPEHSYLKDTGRGEYRAVTDDAAMQALRLLSRTEGIIPAIESAHALAGALDLGRELGKDGLLVVNLSGRGDKDMDTAARYFGLYDNGTEGESK is encoded by the coding sequence ATGTCCAGCGAGTTCTTCATCCCGGACCCGGAGGGTCACGTTCCGAACGCCGAGGGCTACTTCGGCGACTTCGGCGGCAAGTTCATCCCGGAGGCGCTCGTCGCCGCCGTGGACGAGGTCGCCGTCGAGTACGAGAAGGCCAAGGGCGACCCGGCCTTCGCGGCCGAGCTCAACGACCTCATGGTCAACTACACCGGCCGCCCCAGCGCCCTCACCGAGGTGCCCCGCTTCGCCGAGCACGCCGGCGGGGCGCGGATCTTCCTCAAGCGCGAGGACCTGAACCACACCGGCTCGCACAAGATCAACAACGTGCTGGGCCAGGCGCTGCTCACCAAGCGCATGGGCAAGACCCGGGTCATCGCCGAGACCGGCGCCGGCCAGCACGGCGTGGCCACCGCCACCGCGTGCGCGCTCTTCGGCCTCGACTGCACCGTCTACATGGGCGAGATCGACACCCAGCGCCAGGCCCTCAACGTGGCCCGGATGCGCATGCTGGGCGCCGAGGTCATCGCCGTGAAGTCCGGCTCCCGGACTCTGAAGGACGCGATCAACGAGGCGTTCCGCGACTGGGTCGCCAACGTGGACCGGACCCACTACCTCTTCGGCACGGTCGCCGGCCCGCACCCCTTCCCCGCCATGGTCCGCGACTTCCACCGGGTCATCGGCGTCGAGGCCCGCCGCCAGATCCTGGAGCGCGCCGGCCGGCTGCCCGACGCCGTCGCGGCCTGCGTCGGCGGCGGCTCGAACGCCATCGGCCTCTTCCACGCCTTCATCCCGGACGCCGGCGTCCGCCTGGTCGGCTTCGAGCCCGCCGGGCACGGCGTCGAGACCGGCGAGCACGCGGCCACGCTGACCGCGGGCGAGCCCGGGATCCTGCACGGCTCCCGCTCCTACGTCCTCCAGGACGAGGAGGGCCAGATCACCGAGCCCTACTCCATCTCGGCCGGTCTGGACTACCCGGGCATCGGCCCGGAGCACTCCTACCTCAAGGACACCGGCCGCGGCGAGTACCGCGCGGTCACCGACGACGCGGCGATGCAGGCCCTGCGGCTGCTCTCCCGCACCGAGGGCATCATCCCGGCCATCGAGTCCGCGCACGCGCTGGCGGGCGCCCTGGACCTGGGCAGGGAGCTGGGCAAGGACGGCCTGCTGGTGGTCAACCTGTCCGGCCGCGGCGACAAGGACATGGACACGGCCGCCCGCTACTTCGGGCTGTACGACAACGGGACCGAGGGGGAGTCGAAGTGA
- the trpA gene encoding tryptophan synthase subunit alpha has protein sequence MTTASEKTGRIQLLSDTLAKAKSEDRAALVAYLPAGFPTVDGAIEAVKAVIEGGADIVEIGLPHSDPVLDGAIIQTADDIALRGGVKIADVIRTVREAHEATGAPVLVMTYWNPIDRYGVERFTAELAAAGGAGCILPDLPVQESALWREHAEKHGLATVFVVAPSSKDARLATITAAGSGFVYAASLMGVTGTRESVGNQAADLVRRTRATSDLPVCVGLGVSNAVQAKEVAGFADGVIVGSAFVKLLLDAPDLPAGLDAVRSLAGELAEGVRRS, from the coding sequence GTGACCACCGCCAGTGAGAAGACCGGTCGCATCCAGCTGCTGAGCGACACCCTCGCCAAGGCGAAGTCCGAGGACCGCGCGGCCCTCGTCGCCTACCTCCCGGCGGGCTTCCCGACCGTCGACGGCGCCATCGAGGCCGTCAAGGCCGTCATCGAGGGCGGCGCGGACATCGTCGAGATCGGCCTCCCGCACAGCGACCCGGTGCTGGACGGCGCGATCATCCAGACCGCCGACGACATCGCCCTGCGCGGTGGCGTGAAGATCGCCGACGTGATCCGTACGGTCCGCGAGGCGCACGAGGCGACCGGGGCCCCGGTCCTGGTGATGACGTACTGGAACCCCATCGACCGCTACGGCGTCGAGCGGTTCACGGCCGAGCTGGCGGCGGCGGGCGGCGCCGGCTGCATCCTGCCCGACCTGCCGGTGCAGGAGTCCGCGCTGTGGCGCGAGCACGCCGAGAAGCACGGTCTGGCGACCGTCTTCGTCGTGGCCCCGAGCAGCAAGGACGCGCGCCTGGCCACCATCACGGCGGCCGGCTCCGGCTTCGTCTACGCCGCCTCCCTGATGGGGGTCACCGGTACCCGCGAATCGGTCGGCAACCAGGCCGCCGACCTGGTGCGCCGCACCCGCGCCACCAGCGACCTGCCGGTCTGCGTCGGTCTGGGCGTCTCCAACGCCGTCCAGGCCAAGGAGGTCGCGGGCTTCGCCGACGGCGTGATCGTCGGCTCGGCCTTCGTGAAGCTGCTGCTGGACGCGCCGGACCTGCCGGCCGGACTGGACGCCGTACGGTCGCTCGCTGGCGAGCTCGCGGAAGGCGTGCGCAGGAGCTGA
- a CDS encoding DsbA family protein, which translates to MSEKNDGANRDATKRSARERLLVERERQKTRDKRRRTLIVTAAVVGVLGLAAVVGVIAANTGKDGSSKAGPVVAPSGATGKDALAIQTGKAEAKSSLTVWEDFRCPACKVFEDQYRDVIHDLEAKGLLKVDYHLVTLIDAKMGGSGSLKAANAAACAQDAGKFTAYHDVLFQNQPQEIDDAYGKNAKLLELAGKVDGLDTPAFRKCVEDGTYNSWVTKSYEAFGAGNFRGTPSVLLNGKDIFADQANPLTPQKLKEQVEAAGKASGGSEAGAGAGNGKGEGEAKASPSTKSGAKASPSPSPSPTRTTSNGSSGSSSNSSSNGRSNGSSEN; encoded by the coding sequence GTGAGCGAGAAGAACGACGGTGCGAACCGCGATGCGACGAAACGATCGGCCCGGGAGCGACTCCTCGTGGAGCGCGAGCGGCAGAAGACCCGGGACAAGCGCCGGCGGACCCTCATCGTGACGGCGGCGGTGGTCGGCGTGCTGGGCCTGGCGGCCGTCGTCGGCGTGATCGCGGCCAACACCGGCAAGGACGGCTCCTCCAAGGCGGGCCCGGTGGTCGCGCCCTCGGGGGCCACCGGCAAGGACGCCCTCGCCATCCAGACCGGCAAGGCCGAGGCCAAGTCCTCCCTCACCGTCTGGGAGGACTTCCGCTGCCCCGCCTGCAAGGTCTTCGAGGACCAGTACCGGGACGTCATCCACGACCTGGAGGCCAAGGGGCTGCTCAAGGTCGACTACCACCTGGTCACCCTCATCGACGCGAAGATGGGCGGCAGCGGCTCGCTGAAGGCGGCGAACGCGGCGGCCTGCGCGCAGGACGCCGGCAAGTTCACGGCGTACCACGACGTCCTGTTCCAGAACCAGCCGCAGGAGATCGACGACGCCTACGGCAAGAACGCCAAGCTGCTGGAGCTGGCCGGCAAGGTGGACGGGCTGGACACTCCCGCGTTCCGCAAGTGCGTGGAGGACGGCACGTACAACAGCTGGGTGACCAAGTCGTACGAGGCCTTCGGCGCCGGGAACTTCCGGGGCACACCGAGCGTGCTGCTGAACGGCAAGGACATCTTCGCCGACCAGGCCAACCCGCTGACCCCGCAGAAGCTGAAGGAGCAGGTGGAGGCCGCGGGCAAGGCCTCCGGCGGTTCCGAGGCCGGAGCGGGAGCCGGGAACGGGAAGGGGGAGGGGGAGGCGAAGGCCTCCCCGTCGACGAAGTCCGGGGCGAAGGCCTCGCCCTCGCCGTCGCCCTCACCCACCAGGACCACGTCGAACGGCTCCTCGGGCAGCTCGTCGAACAGCTCCTCGAACGGTCGCTCGAACGGCTCCTCGGAGAACTGA
- the lgt gene encoding prolipoprotein diacylglyceryl transferase — protein MDIAYIPSPSTGVIHLGPIPLRGYAFCIIIGVFVAVWLGNRRWIARGGKPGTVADIAVWAVPFGLVGGRLYHVITDYQLYFGEGRNWVDAFKIWEGGLGIWGAIALGAVGAWIGCRLRGIPLPAWADALAPGIALAQACGRWGNWFNQELYGRATDLPWAVEITAGPNRDAGTYHPTFLYESLWCVGVAFLVIWADRRFTLGHGRAFALYVAAYCVGRGWIEYMRVDEAHHILGLRLNVWTSIVVFILAVVYFVLSAKLRPGRETVVEPDASGGKGGKGGDAEATEAEAGDEPSDMSEAKVEASVLTKGELAKADLRKPRRTEDDTTAESDTP, from the coding sequence ATGGACATTGCTTACATCCCCAGTCCGTCGACCGGCGTGATCCATCTCGGACCGATCCCGCTCCGCGGCTACGCGTTCTGCATCATCATCGGCGTCTTCGTCGCCGTCTGGCTCGGCAACCGGCGCTGGATCGCGCGCGGCGGAAAGCCGGGCACGGTCGCGGACATCGCCGTGTGGGCGGTGCCGTTCGGCCTGGTCGGCGGTCGCCTCTACCACGTGATCACCGACTACCAGCTCTACTTCGGCGAGGGCCGCAACTGGGTCGACGCCTTCAAGATCTGGGAGGGCGGCCTCGGCATCTGGGGAGCGATCGCGCTGGGCGCGGTGGGTGCCTGGATCGGCTGCCGGCTGCGCGGCATCCCGCTGCCGGCCTGGGCGGACGCCCTGGCCCCCGGTATCGCGCTGGCCCAGGCCTGCGGACGCTGGGGCAACTGGTTCAACCAGGAGCTGTACGGCCGGGCCACCGACCTGCCGTGGGCGGTGGAGATCACCGCGGGCCCGAACCGGGACGCCGGGACCTACCACCCGACCTTCCTGTACGAGTCGCTGTGGTGCGTCGGCGTCGCCTTCCTGGTGATCTGGGCCGACCGCCGCTTCACGCTCGGCCACGGGCGGGCCTTCGCCCTGTACGTCGCCGCGTACTGCGTCGGCCGCGGCTGGATCGAGTACATGCGCGTCGACGAGGCGCACCACATCCTGGGCCTGCGGCTGAACGTCTGGACCTCGATCGTCGTCTTCATTCTGGCGGTCGTCTACTTCGTGCTCTCGGCGAAGCTGCGGCCGGGCCGCGAGACGGTCGTCGAGCCGGACGCCTCCGGCGGCAAGGGCGGCAAGGGCGGGGACGCGGAGGCCACCGAGGCCGAGGCCGGGGACGAGCCCTCGGACATGTCGGAGGCCAAGGTCGAGGCGTCCGTGCTGACGAAGGGCGAGCTCGCCAAGGCCGACCTGCGCAAGCCGCGGCGGACCGAGGACGACACCACCGCGGAGTCCGACACACCCTGA